In Chitinophaga sp. HK235, a single window of DNA contains:
- a CDS encoding SRPBCC domain-containing protein, whose protein sequence is MKHNLQFDFLVDKKKNTLTIRREFLADRELVWDCYTKSELLDKWFAPKPLTTKTKSMDFRENGHWHYAMVEPNGTEYWGWTDYVKIKPIDYYTSLDAFCDAEGVINENLPRAEWLVTFTDKDENAIVETVVTYKSLSDLEAVVQMGMEQGMIATLEKLDELLSTINHRKNEH, encoded by the coding sequence CGACTTCCTGGTAGATAAGAAAAAAAATACACTCACCATCAGACGTGAGTTTTTAGCCGACCGCGAATTGGTTTGGGACTGTTACACTAAAAGCGAATTGCTGGATAAATGGTTTGCCCCCAAACCGCTGACCACCAAAACAAAATCGATGGACTTCCGTGAAAACGGACATTGGCATTACGCCATGGTGGAGCCCAACGGCACAGAATACTGGGGTTGGACTGACTACGTGAAAATCAAACCCATCGACTATTATACCTCCCTGGATGCTTTCTGTGATGCAGAAGGTGTAATCAATGAAAACCTACCCCGTGCAGAGTGGCTGGTAACATTCACCGATAAAGACGAAAACGCTATAGTAGAAACAGTCGTGACCTATAAGTCGCTTTCCGATCTGGAAGCGGTTGTTCAAATGGGCATGGAACAAGGAATGATCGCTACCCTGGAAAAACTGGATGAACTTTTATCAACTATAAACCACAGAAAAAATGAGCACTAA
- a CDS encoding SRPBCC family protein has protein sequence MSTKVTVTTVINADAKKVWDYYTQPEHITGWNFADPSWHCPSASNDMRVGGKYVARMEAKDGSFGFDFEATYNEVVDGEKLSYTMPDSRQATVAFHKTGNQTEVVVNFDPETENPIEMQKGGWQAILDNFKKYTEAN, from the coding sequence ATGAGCACTAAAGTCACAGTGACTACTGTCATCAACGCAGACGCTAAAAAAGTTTGGGACTATTACACCCAACCTGAGCACATTACCGGATGGAACTTTGCAGATCCTTCCTGGCATTGCCCTTCCGCCTCCAATGATATGCGGGTAGGTGGAAAATATGTGGCAAGAATGGAAGCAAAAGACGGAAGTTTTGGCTTTGACTTCGAAGCTACCTACAATGAAGTGGTGGATGGTGAAAAACTCTCCTATACCATGCCAGATAGCAGACAAGCAACGGTAGCCTTCCATAAAACCGGCAACCAAACCGAAGTTGTGGTAAACTTTGATCCTGAAACGGAGAACCCTATTGAAATGCAAAAGGGCGGCTGGCAGGCCATACTTGATAATTTCAAGAAATATACAGAAGCCAACTAA
- a CDS encoding DUF3667 domain-containing protein translates to MHEIQHILHFEKGILYTIKALLLRPGQNIRAFVSEDRSRLVKPIIFIIVTSLIYTSITHFFHIEGNHGGPAHSATTAIMSWIESHYGYSNIIMGIFIGFWLKLMCRKSGYNFFEILIMLCFVMGTGMLLFAVFALVEGITGTNLILLATAVVLIYCSWAIGQFLGGKKFASYLYAMIAYLLGMISFTASAILLGFLIDSFNKA, encoded by the coding sequence ATGCATGAAATTCAGCATATACTGCATTTTGAAAAGGGAATTCTCTACACCATCAAGGCACTCCTGTTGCGGCCCGGACAAAATATCAGGGCATTTGTCTCCGAAGACAGGAGCCGGCTTGTTAAGCCGATCATTTTTATCATCGTCACTTCCCTGATCTATACGAGCATTACCCATTTCTTTCACATCGAAGGAAATCATGGGGGGCCGGCACATTCCGCTACAACGGCTATCATGTCATGGATCGAAAGCCACTATGGCTACTCCAATATCATTATGGGGATTTTTATCGGCTTTTGGCTGAAATTAATGTGCAGGAAAAGTGGTTATAATTTCTTCGAAATATTGATTATGCTGTGTTTTGTGATGGGAACAGGCATGCTTCTCTTTGCTGTATTTGCGCTGGTAGAAGGCATAACCGGGACTAATCTGATCCTGTTGGCTACAGCTGTTGTTCTTATTTATTGCTCATGGGCAATCGGGCAGTTTCTGGGTGGAAAGAAGTTCGCCAGCTATTTGTATGCTATGATAGCGTATCTGCTGGGAATGATCTCTTTTACCGCGTCAGCTATTTTGCTCGGATTTCTGATCGATTCGTTTAACAAAGCATAA
- a CDS encoding response regulator transcription factor, translating to MTKNKLGEIEETDQHEQHYLEVVKAFARLTYESLYLIDYTDMSFEYVSENPLFLCGYSAGEVLQLGYEFYFRHVPEKELELLTLINEVGFDFYASVPVQERKLYSITYDFHLVQKDGKQILINHKLTPLFLTSNGKMWKAMCIVSLSHHQAAGNARIYKQGSVEMWELNVGKKMWHKSEKPVLTERETEVLRLHAQGLSINQIAEKIFVAPDTIKYYRRRIFERLEVNNIMDALSYAVNSKLI from the coding sequence TTGACAAAAAATAAGTTAGGGGAAATCGAGGAAACAGACCAGCATGAACAACACTACCTGGAAGTGGTGAAGGCATTCGCACGCCTGACCTACGAAAGTCTGTACCTGATTGATTATACCGACATGTCATTTGAGTACGTATCAGAGAACCCGTTGTTCCTATGCGGGTATTCTGCCGGAGAAGTACTTCAACTGGGTTATGAATTTTACTTCCGGCATGTTCCGGAAAAGGAACTGGAACTACTGACGCTGATTAACGAAGTGGGATTTGATTTTTATGCAAGCGTTCCTGTACAGGAAAGAAAACTTTACAGCATCACCTATGATTTCCATCTGGTCCAGAAGGATGGTAAACAAATCCTGATCAATCATAAGCTGACACCGCTTTTTCTTACCAGCAACGGAAAGATGTGGAAGGCCATGTGTATCGTATCGCTCTCTCATCATCAAGCAGCTGGCAATGCCCGTATTTATAAACAGGGCTCCGTCGAAATGTGGGAACTGAACGTCGGAAAGAAAATGTGGCATAAGTCTGAAAAGCCTGTGCTCACCGAAAGGGAAACAGAAGTTTTACGCCTGCATGCACAAGGGCTCTCCATTAATCAGATTGCGGAAAAGATCTTTGTAGCACCGGATACCATTAAATACTACCGGCGACGGATATTTGAGCGCCTGGAAGTAAATAATATTATGGATGCGTTATCTTATGCCGTGAATAGTAAACTTATTTAA